A single window of Chlamydia ibidis 10-1398/6 DNA harbors:
- a CDS encoding FliA/WhiG family RNA polymerase sigma factor encodes MKTQNTQNISEVWDLYWDTQSVEHRDTLIHFYLHLVKCVVHRLIVGMPAHITTEDLYASGIEGLVRAVERFDPEKSRKFEGYALFIIKASIIDDLRKQDWIPRSVYQKASKLSEAIESLRQSLGREPTDGDLCEYLNLSQTELSGWFVSARPALLISLNEDNSYYGGDSEHGVALHERIADERAETGYDIVDKQEFTSFLANAIAGLDEKERQVMALYYYEDFVLKEIGKILGVSESRVSQIHSKALIKLRSALSVFL; translated from the coding sequence GTGAAAACACAAAATACTCAAAATATTTCTGAAGTTTGGGATCTCTATTGGGATACGCAGTCGGTTGAACATAGGGATACCTTAATCCATTTTTATTTACATTTGGTCAAATGTGTTGTTCACCGATTAATCGTTGGTATGCCTGCGCATATTACAACTGAAGATCTCTATGCTTCTGGAATCGAAGGGTTAGTGCGTGCTGTAGAGCGTTTTGATCCAGAAAAAAGTCGTAAGTTTGAGGGTTATGCTTTATTTATCATAAAGGCATCTATCATTGATGATTTGCGAAAGCAAGACTGGATTCCTAGGAGTGTTTATCAAAAAGCAAGCAAACTTTCAGAAGCTATAGAGTCTTTACGTCAGTCTTTGGGAAGAGAACCGACGGATGGCGATTTATGTGAGTATCTTAACTTGTCGCAAACAGAGCTGTCTGGATGGTTTGTGTCCGCAAGACCTGCATTGCTTATCTCTTTAAACGAAGACAACTCTTATTATGGAGGAGATAGCGAGCACGGAGTGGCGCTGCACGAACGTATTGCAGATGAACGTGCGGAAACAGGGTATGATATTGTTGATAAACAAGAATTTACTTCTTTTTTAGCCAATGCAATTGCTGGGCTGGATGAGAAAGAAAGACAAGTCATGGCCTTATATTATTACGAAGATTTTGTTCTCAAAGAAATTGGGAAAATTTTGGGAGTAAGTGAATCCCGGGTCTCTCAAATTCATTCAAAAGCTTTAATTAAATTGCGCTCAGCCTTGTCAGTATTTCTATAG
- the tyrS gene encoding tyrosine--tRNA ligase translates to MQGFIKYLQDREILENFSEGLDSLSGTVSAYLGFDPTAPSLHIGHWIGICFLHRLASYGITPIALVGGATGMIGDPSGKSTERVLLQPDEIVSNTDKIARLLSKYLPGIEIVNNLDWLNDYTVINFLRDVGKYFRLGSMLGKDTIKQRVYSQEGISYTEFSYLLLQSYDFAYLYKNRGVSLQCGGSDQWGNITSGIDFIRKQGLGHAHGLTYPLLTNSQGKKIGKTESGTLWLDSNMTSPYELYQYFLRLPDQEMPKIARTLTLLDNEAIFELDRELLSDPVSAKKKIASEIIAAVHGNQGLEDAVSVTESMHTGKLSVLSEGDFQELIGRGQGITLNKQSVIGKRWIDIVVETGFCKSKGEVRRLLEQKGLYVNTAPLSDLQSVLTETQINYGHYVLLSQGKKKKLILHLI, encoded by the coding sequence ATGCAGGGTTTCATCAAGTATTTACAGGATAGAGAAATACTCGAAAATTTTTCTGAAGGATTGGATTCTTTATCAGGAACAGTTTCTGCTTATCTTGGGTTTGATCCGACTGCTCCATCTTTGCATATCGGTCACTGGATTGGTATTTGTTTCCTTCATAGGTTGGCCAGTTATGGAATTACTCCTATAGCACTCGTAGGTGGAGCTACAGGAATGATAGGCGATCCCTCAGGGAAAAGTACAGAACGTGTATTATTACAGCCTGATGAGATTGTCTCTAATACAGATAAGATTGCTAGGTTATTATCGAAATATCTCCCCGGCATTGAGATTGTTAATAACTTAGATTGGTTGAATGATTATACGGTTATTAATTTTCTTCGAGATGTTGGTAAGTATTTCAGGCTAGGATCAATGCTTGGGAAAGATACTATCAAGCAGCGAGTATACTCTCAGGAGGGTATCAGTTATACTGAGTTTAGTTATTTGCTACTACAGTCGTATGATTTCGCTTATCTATATAAGAATCGTGGTGTTTCTTTACAGTGTGGTGGTAGTGATCAGTGGGGGAACATTACTTCGGGTATAGATTTTATCCGTAAGCAAGGATTAGGCCACGCCCACGGTCTAACTTACCCTTTGCTTACTAACAGTCAAGGGAAAAAAATAGGTAAGACCGAGTCTGGGACGTTGTGGTTAGACTCAAATATGACTTCTCCTTATGAGTTGTACCAATATTTTCTACGGCTACCAGATCAAGAAATGCCAAAAATTGCTCGCACTCTAACATTATTGGATAATGAGGCCATATTCGAATTAGATCGTGAGTTGTTATCTGATCCAGTAAGTGCCAAGAAGAAAATAGCTTCTGAAATTATCGCCGCAGTTCACGGGAATCAAGGACTGGAAGACGCTGTTTCTGTTACTGAGAGCATGCATACGGGTAAGTTGTCAGTACTCTCCGAAGGGGATTTCCAAGAACTTATTGGGAGAGGACAAGGTATTACTTTGAACAAACAATCTGTAATTGGCAAGCGTTGGATTGATATTGTTGTAGAAACTGGATTTTGTAAATCAAAGGGAGAGGTGCGTAGGTTGTTAGAGCAGAAGGGACTGTATGTAAATACTGCACCTTTATCTGATCTTCAGAGTGTTTTAACGGAAACACAAATTAATTACGGACACTATGTTTTGTTGTCCCAAGGTAAAAAGAAAAAACTCATTTTACACCTAATTTAA
- the gnd gene encoding decarboxylating NADP(+)-dependent phosphogluconate dehydrogenase: MAHQSDIGLIGLAVMGKNLVLNMIDHGFSVSVYNRSSEKTQTFLQENIRHSQLQGFETIEDFVGSLCRPRKIMLMIKAGPAVDETISSLLPYLEPGDIIIDGGNSYFRDSERRCTELKEKGILFVGMGISGGEEGARKGPSIMPGGNVEAWESIAPIFQNIAAQVNNVPCCAWVGPGGAGHYVKAVHNGIEYGDIQLICEAYGLLRSRLDLSAEAVSVIFSEWNSRELDSYLMRIASEVLALKDSEGTPVIDTILDVAGQKGTGQWVALDAIQSGVPLSLIIESVLARYLSVWKDVRVRAADELPGVPIVFEKPIDPMLFIEDVFRALYASKIISYAQGFMLLQEASQKYQWDLKLGEIALLWRGGCIIQSVFLDTIYQGFLQQPDSPSLILQNYFKSALQNSEAGWRRTVANAVACGCPVPCLAAALTFFDGYRTGDSSIALVQALRDYFGAHTYERRDRPRGEYYHTDWIGTKTTSKVG; the protein is encoded by the coding sequence GTGGCACACCAATCAGATATTGGCTTAATCGGTTTGGCTGTAATGGGGAAGAATCTTGTGTTAAATATGATTGACCATGGTTTTTCTGTATCTGTTTATAACCGCTCTTCGGAAAAGACCCAGACCTTTCTTCAGGAGAATATACGGCATTCACAGTTACAAGGATTTGAGACTATAGAAGATTTTGTCGGGTCCTTGTGTCGGCCAAGAAAAATCATGCTAATGATTAAGGCTGGCCCTGCCGTAGACGAAACTATATCTTCTCTTCTTCCTTACCTAGAGCCTGGAGATATTATCATTGACGGGGGTAATAGCTATTTTCGGGATTCGGAAAGAAGATGCACTGAACTTAAGGAAAAAGGCATCCTTTTCGTCGGTATGGGTATTTCTGGAGGCGAAGAGGGTGCCAGAAAAGGTCCTTCTATCATGCCGGGAGGTAATGTTGAAGCTTGGGAGTCGATTGCCCCTATTTTTCAAAACATTGCAGCACAAGTAAATAATGTCCCGTGTTGTGCTTGGGTCGGTCCTGGAGGGGCTGGTCATTATGTCAAAGCGGTGCACAATGGTATAGAATATGGTGACATACAGCTAATTTGTGAGGCCTATGGTTTATTGCGTAGTCGTTTAGATTTATCTGCTGAGGCCGTATCAGTGATTTTTTCTGAATGGAATTCTCGGGAACTAGATAGCTATTTAATGAGGATAGCTTCTGAAGTCCTTGCTCTAAAAGATTCTGAAGGTACTCCCGTAATAGATACAATACTTGATGTAGCAGGACAAAAAGGAACAGGACAGTGGGTTGCGTTAGACGCGATCCAGTCAGGAGTTCCTCTCTCTTTGATTATAGAATCTGTTCTGGCTCGTTATCTTTCTGTCTGGAAAGACGTCCGTGTCAGAGCTGCGGACGAATTGCCTGGAGTGCCTATTGTATTTGAAAAACCCATAGATCCTATGCTGTTCATAGAGGATGTTTTCCGAGCTTTATATGCGTCTAAGATCATCAGCTATGCTCAAGGGTTTATGCTCTTGCAAGAAGCTTCTCAAAAATATCAATGGGACTTAAAACTGGGAGAGATAGCTTTACTATGGCGAGGAGGATGCATTATCCAAAGTGTGTTCTTGGATACTATTTATCAGGGATTTTTACAACAACCTGATTCTCCTTCATTGATTTTACAAAACTATTTCAAATCAGCTTTGCAAAATTCTGAGGCTGGCTGGCGTAGGACAGTAGCAAATGCTGTAGCTTGTGGATGTCCAGTACCTTGTTTAGCAGCCGCTTTGACCTTTTTCGATGGTTATCGCACGGGAGATTCTTCAATAGCTCTTGTGCAGGCATTGAGAGACTATTTTGGTGCACATACCTATGAACGCAGGGATAGGCCTCGAGGTGAGTACTATCATACAGATTGGATAGGGACAAAAACTACTTCAAAAGTGGGATAA